The following proteins come from a genomic window of Neptunomonas concharum:
- a CDS encoding quaternary amine ABC transporter ATP-binding protein, with protein MSEALIQIEGLYKVFGRDPASVMPLVHEGRSKDDILAETGHTVGLKNINLTINKGEIFVIMGLSGSGKSTLIRHFNRLIDPTEGVIRVENTDVMQLSPKALESFRRHKMSMVFQRFGLMPHRSVIDNVSYGLSIQGVSKEVRLEKAKTWLETVGLAGYEEQYPSQLSGGQQQRVGLARALCTDAEILLMDEAFSALDPLIRSEMQDQLIELQEKLHKTIIFITHDLDEALRIGDRIAILKDGEMVQQGTPDEILLNPATDYVEAFVKDVNRARALTVETVMKPPSRRITADTIGEALLQMKAIKGDYAYYVTDDGYQGIVTQEALEAAYQPGDVAQQFDEEILEDLTAISPDALLETVIPETLEADYSLPVVDEEGNLKGELSKRSLAQVLGESERRDSVADSPK; from the coding sequence ATGTCTGAAGCACTCATTCAAATAGAAGGGTTATATAAAGTTTTTGGTCGAGACCCTGCTAGTGTGATGCCGTTGGTGCATGAGGGTCGTTCTAAAGATGATATTTTGGCAGAAACAGGGCATACCGTGGGTCTGAAAAATATCAATCTCACTATTAATAAAGGTGAGATCTTTGTCATCATGGGGTTATCGGGTTCAGGAAAATCGACCCTTATTCGCCACTTCAATCGATTGATAGATCCTACCGAAGGGGTTATTCGTGTCGAAAATACAGACGTGATGCAGCTTTCCCCTAAAGCATTAGAAAGTTTTAGGCGGCATAAGATGTCCATGGTTTTTCAGCGCTTTGGCCTGATGCCGCATCGAAGCGTGATTGATAATGTCAGTTATGGCTTATCGATTCAGGGTGTGAGTAAAGAGGTTAGGCTTGAAAAGGCGAAAACTTGGCTGGAAACCGTGGGGCTTGCCGGTTATGAGGAGCAATACCCATCTCAGCTTTCAGGAGGTCAGCAACAGCGCGTCGGCTTAGCCCGTGCTTTATGCACAGATGCTGAGATTCTATTAATGGATGAAGCTTTTTCTGCCTTAGATCCGCTTATTCGAAGTGAAATGCAGGACCAACTCATTGAACTTCAAGAGAAACTGCATAAGACGATTATTTTTATCACCCATGATCTGGATGAAGCTTTGAGAATCGGTGATCGTATTGCCATCTTAAAAGATGGCGAAATGGTACAACAAGGCACACCAGATGAAATTTTGCTTAACCCGGCGACAGATTATGTTGAGGCGTTCGTAAAAGATGTGAACAGGGCTCGTGCGCTAACGGTCGAGACTGTGATGAAACCACCTTCGAGACGCATCACGGCAGATACCATCGGTGAAGCTTTATTACAGATGAAAGCCATCAAAGGCGATTATGCGTACTATGTCACCGATGATGGCTATCAGGGGATCGTCACTCAAGAAGCATTGGAAGCGGCTTACCAGCCAGGAGATGTTGCTCAACAGTTTGATGAAGAGATCCTAGAGGATCTAACGGCCATATCGCCTGATGCACTATTGGAAACAGTGATCCCCGAAACCTTAGAAGCAGATTACTCCCTGCCTGTTGTGGATGAAGAGGGTAATTTAAAAGGGGAACTCTCAAAAAGAAGCTTAGCGCAAGTACTTGGGGAGAGTGAGCGTCGTGACAGCGTAGCTGATTCACCTAAGTAA
- a CDS encoding MarR family winged helix-turn-helix transcriptional regulator, with translation MNTPIYCQDVLITLRKIIRATDLQSKKIMKECGITIPQIMVLKAIQDLGDVTVKRISDDVSLSQATVTTILNRLEDRLLIERVRGTTDRRIVNARLTKAGLQVLESAPPMLHERFINRFENLDQWEKTQILSSLQRVALMMDAESIDAAPLLDISSPSKDEPSKNSI, from the coding sequence ATGAATACACCCATCTATTGCCAAGACGTTTTGATCACCTTACGAAAAATTATTCGTGCTACCGATCTGCAATCTAAAAAAATCATGAAAGAGTGTGGCATCACGATTCCTCAAATCATGGTACTCAAAGCTATTCAGGATTTAGGTGATGTCACGGTAAAACGTATTTCGGATGATGTGTCACTCAGCCAAGCAACAGTCACAACCATTCTTAACCGCTTGGAAGATAGATTATTAATTGAACGGGTTAGGGGTACTACAGATCGTAGAATAGTCAATGCACGCTTAACCAAAGCAGGATTACAAGTGCTGGAAAGTGCACCACCTATGCTACATGAACGCTTTATCAATCGATTTGAGAATTTAGATCAATGGGAGAAAACGCAGATACTTTCATCGCTGCAGCGAGTCGCTTTAATGATGGATGCCGAGTCTATCGATGCAGCCCCTTTACTGGATATTTCATCACCCAGCAAAGACGAACCCAGTAAAAACAGCATCTAA
- a CDS encoding DUF4845 domain-containing protein — protein MYKHEKGASFFSILIVLLMAGTLLSIAFKLYQPYIDHLTIKSVVEDITTDLDELRKPPATIRSDINKRLYINQVSLPSPEALVITKEKGVMTFTLNYEVRLPMFFNIDAVTKFSEQYEAVVP, from the coding sequence ATGTATAAACATGAAAAAGGTGCTTCTTTTTTTAGTATTCTGATCGTCCTTCTGATGGCTGGTACACTGTTGTCTATCGCGTTTAAATTGTACCAACCTTACATCGATCATTTAACGATAAAGTCAGTAGTTGAGGATATAACGACTGACTTAGATGAGCTTCGAAAGCCTCCTGCGACTATTCGCTCGGACATTAATAAGCGTCTATATATTAATCAGGTTAGTCTTCCATCACCTGAGGCTCTCGTTATCACAAAAGAGAAAGGTGTCATGACCTTTACCCTGAACTATGAAGTGCGTTTGCCGATGTTTTTTAATATCGATGCCGTAACAAAATTTTCTGAACAATATGAAGCAGTAGTCCCTTGA
- the lepB gene encoding signal peptidase I: MNFDFALILVLVTFATGLAWLADKIFFEKPRLQMIAAAEQSAGGVLPEEVKEKIEALPWWADFSKSMFPVLAIVLIVRSFVIEPFQIPSGSMLPTLKIGDFILVNKFHYGLRLPVVNTKFVSLNSPERGDVVVFKFPKDTKVNYIKRVVGVPGDVITYKDKMIYVNGEVQIQTLLAKLPPRSPETMLYREQLGAAEHEIYTDIYAPNLSGEWTVPEGKYFVMGDNRDNSNDSRFWGFVPDELLVGKAFAVWMHWPELFSIPDLTAIRSIK; encoded by the coding sequence ATGAATTTTGATTTTGCTTTAATTTTAGTGCTTGTCACCTTTGCCACGGGATTGGCTTGGTTGGCAGATAAAATCTTTTTTGAAAAGCCTCGTCTTCAAATGATCGCTGCGGCTGAGCAGTCAGCAGGCGGCGTTTTACCCGAAGAGGTAAAAGAAAAAATCGAAGCGCTGCCGTGGTGGGCTGATTTCTCCAAGTCTATGTTCCCCGTCTTAGCGATTGTTTTAATCGTACGCTCTTTTGTTATTGAGCCTTTTCAAATCCCATCAGGCTCTATGTTGCCGACACTTAAAATTGGAGACTTTATTTTAGTTAACAAATTCCATTACGGCTTACGTTTGCCGGTTGTAAATACAAAGTTTGTCTCCTTGAATAGCCCTGAACGTGGGGATGTCGTTGTATTTAAATTTCCAAAAGACACCAAGGTTAACTATATCAAGCGTGTAGTGGGCGTGCCGGGTGACGTGATTACTTACAAAGATAAAATGATTTATGTTAACGGCGAGGTACAGATACAAACACTTTTGGCCAAGCTTCCGCCGCGTAGCCCTGAAACGATGCTTTATCGTGAACAGTTGGGTGCAGCTGAACATGAAATATACACGGACATTTATGCTCCCAACCTTAGTGGGGAGTGGACTGTACCAGAAGGCAAATACTTTGTGATGGGCGATAATCGTGATAACAGTAACGATAGCCGTTTTTGGGGTTTTGTGCCTGATGAACTGTTAGTAGGAAAGGCTTTTGCTGTTTGGATGCATTGGCCGGAACTTTTCAGCATACCTGATTTGACAGCGATACGTTCGATTAAATGA
- the cysM gene encoding cysteine synthase CysM: MNIEFPTIADYVGKTPLVRLQRLGANERGNVILCKLEGNNPAGSVKDRPALSMIERAEKRGDISAGDTLIEATSGNTGIALAMAAAIKGYRMVLIMPDNMSMERKTAMTAYGAELITVTREQGMEYARDLALEMQAKGQGKVLDQFANQDNPEAHYSGTGPEIWEQTHGRITHFVSSMGTTGTIMGTSRYLKEQNQDITIVGLQPEDGSQIPGIRRWPKAYLPTIFDESRVDRVLDISQQVAETTMRDLATQEGIFCGVSSGGSVAGALRLSEQVENAVIVCIICDRGDRYLSTGVFDPI; this comes from the coding sequence ATGAATATTGAGTTCCCGACCATTGCTGATTATGTTGGCAAAACCCCGTTAGTCCGCTTGCAACGCCTAGGGGCTAATGAGAGAGGTAATGTGATTCTCTGCAAGCTGGAAGGTAACAATCCAGCGGGGTCAGTCAAGGACCGTCCCGCTTTGAGCATGATCGAGCGAGCAGAAAAACGCGGCGACATCTCTGCGGGCGATACCTTAATTGAAGCCACATCTGGGAATACAGGCATCGCGCTGGCGATGGCGGCAGCCATCAAAGGTTATCGTATGGTATTGATTATGCCAGATAATATGAGCATGGAGCGCAAAACAGCGATGACGGCTTACGGAGCTGAGTTAATCACCGTAACACGTGAGCAAGGTATGGAGTATGCACGTGATTTAGCCCTAGAGATGCAAGCAAAAGGTCAAGGTAAAGTGCTGGATCAATTTGCTAACCAAGATAACCCAGAAGCGCATTACTCGGGAACCGGGCCGGAAATTTGGGAGCAGACCCATGGGCGCATCACCCATTTTGTTAGTTCGATGGGGACTACCGGCACCATTATGGGTACATCACGTTACCTTAAAGAGCAAAATCAAGATATCACCATTGTTGGTTTACAGCCAGAAGACGGATCTCAGATCCCCGGTATTCGTCGTTGGCCTAAAGCCTATTTACCTACCATTTTCGATGAAAGCCGTGTAGATCGTGTATTGGATATTTCCCAACAAGTGGCTGAAACCACGATGCGAGACCTAGCTACCCAAGAGGGAATATTTTGCGGTGTATCCTCTGGAGGCTCTGTGGCGGGGGCGTTACGTCTGAGCGAACAGGTCGAAAATGCGGTGATCGTATGCATTATTTGCGATCGAGGGGATAGATACTTGTCAACCGGGGTGTTTGACCCCATATAG
- the acpS gene encoding holo-ACP synthase, whose amino-acid sequence MIVGIGTDILSIERAKAALIRTPGIARRVLTDVELERFNVSPDQVRYFAKRFAAKEAIVKSLGTGIGRGVGWQHIEITKTPAGQPKVVLSDGAHDAAQNLGISNVHLSYSDERDYVVAFALAESL is encoded by the coding sequence ATGATTGTCGGAATCGGTACAGATATTCTGAGTATCGAGCGTGCCAAAGCTGCACTTATTAGAACGCCGGGCATTGCGCGGCGTGTGTTAACCGATGTGGAGCTTGAAAGGTTTAACGTTTCTCCTGATCAAGTACGCTATTTTGCTAAACGGTTTGCTGCCAAAGAAGCGATTGTTAAGTCACTAGGTACAGGCATCGGTAGAGGGGTGGGCTGGCAGCATATAGAGATTACTAAAACGCCCGCTGGGCAACCCAAGGTCGTACTCAGTGACGGTGCCCACGATGCGGCGCAGAATCTGGGGATTAGCAATGTTCATTTATCTTATAGTGATGAGCGTGACTACGTTGTAGCCTTTGCACTTGCTGAATCTCTGTAA
- a CDS encoding redoxin domain-containing protein produces the protein MSRKKRWLIELFIMALLFWAVTAWQQRDLIKPSQVVPSFTLEQLATHTPTPIHMTGQRTLIYFFAPWCSICKLSMNNLNHIDTTNLRVVAVALDYQDEASVAAFVADQEIHVPVLLGTSEVAAAFRINVFPTYYVLDEKGSVDSRSVGYSSEIGMKLRTGW, from the coding sequence TTGTCCAGAAAAAAACGTTGGCTTATCGAGTTGTTCATTATGGCTCTGCTATTTTGGGCAGTAACTGCTTGGCAACAACGTGATCTCATTAAGCCTTCGCAGGTTGTCCCAAGCTTCACACTGGAACAGCTAGCTACTCACACCCCAACGCCTATTCATATGACTGGGCAGCGGACGCTCATCTACTTTTTTGCACCTTGGTGCTCTATCTGTAAATTGAGTATGAATAACTTGAATCATATCGATACAACCAATCTAAGAGTGGTGGCGGTAGCACTTGATTATCAGGATGAAGCATCTGTGGCCGCCTTCGTAGCGGATCAGGAAATTCATGTGCCTGTACTCCTAGGAACCAGCGAGGTCGCTGCTGCTTTTAGAATCAATGTATTTCCAACTTATTATGTACTTGATGAAAAGGGCAGCGTTGACTCTCGCAGTGTCGGATACAGCTCAGAGATCGGCATGAAGCTACGAACGGGTTGGTAA
- a CDS encoding spermidine synthase, whose amino-acid sequence MSLSGKEIHRSYDEWGPIRVMDDGNKRYLAFGDTDEQSAWLKSEPTVPQHEYARAMLLVLLFCDPKRSLSLGLGAGALNSCLHANYPSLKQEVVELRSGVIDIAYKYFQFPRSKRIALHHMDAYEYLMAVEGKKVDLLFTDIYTEEGLDEQQLQPDFIHECHQRLKPNGWLVMNCWRDHRGTATLECLKSLFADIRSCQTQSGNWIIYAGKQRNTETLKQLKVRARDLGQQLGFSFSTPLSKLKEHS is encoded by the coding sequence ATGTCATTGTCGGGGAAAGAGATCCATCGAAGTTATGACGAATGGGGTCCCATTCGCGTCATGGATGATGGTAACAAGCGTTACCTAGCTTTTGGTGATACAGATGAGCAAAGTGCTTGGTTAAAATCGGAACCGACAGTCCCGCAGCATGAATATGCCCGTGCGATGCTACTGGTACTGCTTTTTTGTGACCCAAAGCGTTCCCTGAGTCTGGGTTTAGGGGCGGGGGCGCTTAACAGTTGCTTACATGCAAACTACCCCTCACTAAAACAAGAAGTGGTTGAGTTACGCTCTGGCGTCATCGACATAGCCTACAAGTATTTCCAGTTTCCACGTAGCAAACGTATAGCCCTGCATCATATGGATGCTTATGAATACCTTATGGCCGTTGAGGGAAAAAAGGTGGATCTGCTATTTACAGATATATACACCGAAGAAGGGCTTGACGAGCAGCAATTGCAACCGGATTTCATCCATGAGTGCCATCAGAGGCTAAAACCGAATGGCTGGTTAGTGATGAACTGTTGGCGTGATCATCGTGGTACAGCCACATTAGAGTGTCTCAAGAGCCTATTTGCTGATATTCGAAGCTGTCAAACTCAAAGTGGCAATTGGATTATTTATGCCGGAAAACAGCGAAATACAGAGACATTAAAACAGCTGAAAGTCCGAGCTAGAGATCTGGGGCAGCAACTTGGCTTCTCGTTCAGTACGCCATTAAGTAAGCTAAAAGAACACAGTTAA
- the rnc gene encoding ribonuclease III, with the protein MIKPISDLTRRLGYTFNDLSFCELALTHRSCGKNNNERLEFLGDSIVNFVIADDLFERFPKAREGQLSRLRARMVKGETLAEIARELQLGDYLRLGPGELKSGGYRRDSILADSVEALIGAIYLDSDLEVVRGFILGWFAERLEKLDIDEALKDSKTRLQEFLQSRRLELPEYELISVEGEAHAQVFHICCHISPLQAPTEGVGSSRRQAEQEAAKQALLRLEKEGIK; encoded by the coding sequence TTGATTAAACCGATTTCTGATTTAACACGTCGCCTTGGCTATACGTTTAACGATCTCTCTTTTTGTGAATTAGCCCTGACGCATCGTAGCTGCGGCAAAAACAATAATGAACGTTTAGAGTTTCTGGGTGACTCTATTGTTAATTTTGTCATTGCCGATGACCTCTTTGAACGCTTTCCAAAGGCTAGAGAGGGCCAATTGAGTCGCTTACGTGCTCGTATGGTGAAAGGTGAGACGTTAGCTGAGATTGCCAGAGAGCTACAACTGGGAGATTACCTAAGGTTAGGCCCGGGAGAGCTGAAGAGCGGTGGCTATCGCCGAGACTCTATACTAGCTGATTCGGTAGAAGCTTTAATCGGCGCTATTTACTTAGATAGTGATTTAGAAGTCGTGCGAGGGTTTATTTTAGGCTGGTTTGCTGAGCGTTTAGAAAAACTCGACATTGATGAGGCATTAAAAGATTCAAAAACGCGTTTGCAAGAGTTTTTACAGTCTCGTCGTTTGGAATTGCCTGAGTATGAACTCATCAGTGTTGAAGGTGAAGCGCATGCGCAAGTCTTTCATATCTGCTGTCATATATCACCCTTGCAAGCGCCTACCGAAGGTGTGGGTAGTAGCCGCCGTCAGGCTGAGCAAGAAGCAGCGAAACAAGCGCTGCTACGTTTGGAAAAAGAGGGCATAAAATGA
- a CDS encoding ABC transporter substrate-binding protein yields MNKMLSAIPLVLMSSMAFANGECGKVTIADMNWSSASLIANIDKFILEHGFGCEAELVPGDTMPTGTSMIEKGEPEIAPEMWSNSMREALDKGVAEKRLRFAGQSLSDGGEEGFWVPEYLVKQYPEMATIEGVVKHAAMFENPEDPDRSAFYGCPAGWNCQISAGNLYKALNLDGAGFDLIDPGSGAGLSGAIAKAYERQEPWFGYYWAPTAVLGKYKMVKVDFGSGVDKEEYINCTSNADCLEPKVTMYPPSMVQTVTTEAFAAKAPAAYEYLTKRSFKNDQMNGLLAWMEENQADGDVAMEHFLTEYKDSWKPWVSADVAAKIEQALNNL; encoded by the coding sequence ATGAACAAGATGCTGTCAGCTATTCCTTTAGTTTTAATGAGTTCTATGGCATTTGCGAACGGAGAATGTGGCAAAGTGACCATCGCAGATATGAACTGGAGCTCAGCCAGTTTGATTGCCAATATTGATAAGTTTATCTTGGAACACGGCTTTGGCTGTGAGGCCGAATTGGTACCTGGTGATACTATGCCGACTGGCACCTCAATGATCGAGAAAGGTGAGCCTGAAATTGCGCCAGAGATGTGGAGTAACTCCATGCGTGAAGCGTTAGATAAAGGCGTTGCAGAAAAGCGCCTGCGCTTTGCAGGCCAGTCCTTGTCTGATGGCGGTGAAGAAGGTTTCTGGGTACCTGAATACTTAGTCAAACAGTACCCAGAAATGGCAACGATTGAAGGCGTCGTTAAACATGCCGCTATGTTTGAAAACCCCGAAGATCCAGACCGTTCCGCTTTTTATGGTTGCCCAGCAGGTTGGAACTGCCAAATATCGGCGGGCAATCTTTATAAAGCACTTAACTTAGACGGTGCGGGCTTTGACCTGATTGATCCGGGTTCAGGTGCAGGTTTATCTGGGGCAATTGCAAAGGCGTATGAGCGTCAGGAGCCTTGGTTTGGCTACTATTGGGCGCCGACAGCGGTCCTGGGTAAATACAAAATGGTAAAAGTCGATTTCGGTTCAGGTGTTGATAAAGAGGAGTATATCAACTGCACATCAAATGCCGATTGCTTAGAACCCAAAGTAACTATGTATCCACCATCGATGGTGCAGACGGTAACCACGGAGGCATTTGCTGCAAAAGCGCCAGCTGCTTATGAGTATTTAACGAAACGTTCTTTTAAAAATGACCAGATGAACGGGCTATTGGCGTGGATGGAAGAGAATCAGGCCGACGGTGATGTCGCTATGGAACATTTCCTGACGGAATATAAAGATAGCTGGAAGCCATGGGTATCGGCGGATGTTGCTGCAAAAATTGAACAAGCGTTGAATAACCTTTAA
- the pdxJ gene encoding pyridoxine 5'-phosphate synthase, with product MIEPSRLLLGVNIDHVATLRQARGTRYPDTVLAAALAEEAGADGITVHLREDRRHIQDRDIYLLRDTLQTRMNFEMAVTNEMISIAQKVRPAHCCLVPEKREELTTEGGLDVLSHLDHVKAATDRLRASEIEVSLFIDPDNAQIDAAIACGAPAIELHTGAYADAVTAAEQAQELQRIRHAAAYAYEQGLIVNAGHGLHYHNVEQIAEIPHLNELNIGHGLIARAVFVGLKDAVREMRQLMMEAQARVQTQRDALVR from the coding sequence GTGATTGAACCAAGCCGACTACTGCTAGGGGTTAATATTGATCATGTGGCTACGTTACGCCAAGCAAGAGGTACTCGTTACCCTGATACGGTATTGGCTGCCGCGTTAGCAGAAGAGGCGGGCGCTGATGGCATTACCGTGCATCTCAGAGAAGATCGCCGACATATTCAAGACAGAGACATCTATCTGTTGCGTGATACGCTTCAGACGCGTATGAACTTTGAGATGGCTGTGACGAATGAGATGATAAGTATTGCGCAGAAAGTACGCCCTGCTCACTGTTGTTTGGTACCGGAAAAGCGAGAAGAGCTGACGACAGAAGGTGGTTTAGATGTGCTTAGTCATCTAGATCATGTTAAAGCGGCAACGGATAGGCTCCGTGCAAGTGAGATAGAAGTCTCTCTCTTTATCGACCCTGATAATGCGCAAATTGATGCTGCTATTGCTTGTGGGGCACCTGCTATCGAATTGCACACAGGCGCCTATGCTGATGCTGTGACGGCTGCCGAGCAAGCACAGGAGTTACAGCGTATACGGCATGCCGCTGCCTATGCGTATGAACAAGGCTTAATCGTTAATGCAGGACACGGTTTGCATTATCATAATGTTGAACAAATCGCCGAGATTCCTCATTTAAATGAACTGAATATCGGCCATGGTTTGATTGCGCGTGCAGTTTTTGTGGGTTTGAAAGATGCTGTTAGGGAGATGCGCCAATTGATGATGGAAGCTCAGGCTCGTGTCCAAACACAGCGAGACGCATTGGTGAGATGA
- the era gene encoding GTPase Era, giving the protein MSEDMQSWLLPKEAGNQKCGFVAIVGRPNMGKSTLMNFMLGQKLSITSRKPQTTRHQILGIKTEDDLQIIFVDTPGLHKEKDKALNRYMNKTASEALRGVDLVLFLVDRTAWTEEDQIVLDKVKHASCPVILVVNKVDQLADKSSLLPQLGLLSEKMTFADIIPISAKTGRNVDALEETIRRYIPDGVHHFPEDQLTDRSSRFMVAEIVREKLMRNVGDEVPYGATVEIEEFRNDGTLLTISALILVERDGQKKIIIGDKGERMKTIGRDARLDIEKLFGCKVMLNLWVKVRRGWSDDERALRSLGYDHSE; this is encoded by the coding sequence ATGAGCGAAGATATGCAAAGCTGGTTACTTCCTAAAGAGGCTGGTAATCAAAAGTGCGGCTTTGTTGCCATAGTAGGTCGCCCTAACATGGGTAAATCTACACTGATGAATTTTATGCTCGGTCAAAAGTTGAGTATTACCTCCCGTAAGCCCCAAACAACACGCCATCAAATTTTAGGCATTAAAACCGAAGATGATCTACAAATTATTTTTGTTGATACGCCCGGCTTACACAAAGAGAAGGATAAAGCGCTCAACCGTTATATGAACAAAACCGCATCAGAGGCGCTTCGCGGTGTTGATTTAGTTTTATTTTTGGTTGATAGAACTGCTTGGACGGAAGAAGATCAGATTGTTCTAGATAAAGTAAAACATGCTTCCTGTCCTGTTATTTTGGTTGTCAACAAAGTGGACCAGCTAGCTGATAAGTCATCTCTTCTTCCGCAGTTGGGGCTATTATCTGAAAAAATGACGTTCGCAGATATTATTCCCATTTCTGCTAAAACGGGACGTAATGTTGATGCTCTTGAAGAGACTATTCGACGTTATATCCCAGATGGTGTTCATCATTTTCCTGAAGATCAACTAACCGATCGCAGCTCTCGTTTTATGGTAGCTGAAATTGTGCGCGAAAAGCTCATGCGAAATGTGGGTGATGAAGTGCCATACGGCGCGACTGTGGAAATTGAAGAGTTTCGTAATGATGGAACCTTGCTAACCATTAGTGCTTTAATTCTGGTAGAACGTGATGGCCAGAAAAAAATCATTATTGGTGATAAAGGCGAACGTATGAAAACAATCGGTAGAGACGCTCGCTTAGATATCGAAAAATTATTCGGTTGCAAAGTGATGCTGAATCTCTGGGTTAAAGTACGACGCGGCTGGTCCGATGATGAGCGAGCCTTGCGTAGCTTAGGGTATGATCACAGCGAGTAA
- a CDS encoding ABC transporter permease produces the protein MAESSWLTKFPQMDRASLLEIRKGLDSAYRDFSREYGDIIESFFDPLLTFLIWFEKLLLATPWWLVIVIVTGLVYIATRSIKLSIGVIVSFLLIGYFGMWEDTMRTMSIITVCTLMAIALGIPVGILMARSDRAQNLITPLLDIMQTMPAFVYLIPVVMLLGIGKIPGVIAVIIYAIPPVIRLTNLGIRLVDREVLEAATAYGASPMQRLFGVQLPLAMPTIMAGINQTIMMALSMVVIASMIGVKGLGQPVLKSITNQYFTLGLFNGLAIVALAIIFDRVSQAYAKRTQRHMGGGHNV, from the coding sequence ATGGCGGAGTCTTCATGGCTGACAAAATTCCCACAAATGGATCGCGCGAGCTTACTGGAGATCCGAAAAGGACTTGATTCAGCATACCGAGATTTTTCTCGTGAGTATGGCGATATTATCGAATCCTTCTTTGATCCCCTGTTAACGTTTTTAATTTGGTTTGAAAAGCTGTTACTGGCAACCCCTTGGTGGTTGGTGATTGTTATTGTCACAGGTTTGGTTTATATCGCCACACGATCAATTAAGCTATCTATTGGCGTGATCGTTTCTTTCCTACTGATTGGTTATTTTGGTATGTGGGAAGATACCATGAGGACCATGAGTATCATTACCGTCTGTACACTGATGGCGATAGCATTAGGTATACCGGTTGGTATTTTAATGGCGCGCTCAGATCGGGCCCAAAACCTGATCACGCCGCTTCTTGATATTATGCAGACCATGCCTGCATTTGTTTACTTGATACCTGTAGTGATGTTGCTTGGTATAGGAAAAATACCTGGGGTAATAGCCGTCATTATATACGCAATCCCACCTGTTATTCGCCTGACGAATCTAGGTATTCGACTGGTTGATCGGGAGGTATTGGAAGCCGCGACTGCCTATGGGGCCAGCCCTATGCAGCGGCTCTTTGGTGTGCAGCTGCCGTTAGCTATGCCTACGATAATGGCGGGTATTAACCAAACTATTATGATGGCGCTATCAATGGTAGTTATCGCGTCTATGATTGGCGTTAAAGGCTTAGGTCAGCCGGTGCTAAAGTCGATTACCAATCAATATTTCACATTAGGTCTATTCAATGGATTAGCTATCGTTGCCTTGGCCATTATCTTTGACCGTGTCTCACAAGCTTATGCTAAACGTACCCAGCGACATATGGGAGGTGGTCACAATGTCTGA
- the recO gene encoding DNA repair protein RecO produces MEYRVDTQAAYILHLRPYLETSAIVDFFTLNNGRVSAVVKGIRRPRSKLKGVLQPFVPLQISWQGKQELKTLIHAEAVGLNGILQGNALMCGLYVNELMQRQLSPFDPHPKLYVYYQYVLNELLSGEDIQGALRTFERRLLSETGFGLPLSDIQPLDVYLFNMEQWCFERVSQVPDPLRRFAFRGQDLLAIAADCYDTPAQQQAAKRLMRLAIDHLLADRPLRSRALFQ; encoded by the coding sequence ATGGAGTACCGGGTAGACACGCAGGCAGCTTATATATTGCACCTGCGCCCCTATTTAGAAACCAGCGCTATCGTTGACTTCTTTACGTTGAATAACGGTCGCGTAAGCGCTGTTGTTAAAGGTATCAGACGTCCACGCTCCAAATTAAAAGGTGTGTTGCAGCCTTTTGTACCTTTGCAGATTTCGTGGCAAGGAAAGCAGGAGCTTAAAACGCTGATTCATGCTGAAGCTGTTGGCTTAAATGGAATTCTCCAAGGGAACGCTTTAATGTGCGGCCTCTATGTCAATGAGCTTATGCAACGACAATTATCACCCTTTGACCCCCACCCCAAACTGTACGTTTATTACCAGTACGTGCTGAATGAACTGTTATCGGGTGAAGATATTCAGGGGGCATTACGAACATTTGAGCGAAGACTGCTTTCAGAAACCGGTTTCGGATTGCCATTGTCCGATATTCAGCCGCTGGATGTTTATTTGTTTAACATGGAGCAGTGGTGCTTTGAGCGGGTAAGTCAGGTGCCTGATCCTCTGCGCCGTTTTGCGTTTAGAGGGCAAGACCTTCTCGCGATTGCTGCAGATTGCTATGATACGCCTGCGCAGCAACAAGCGGCGAAGCGCTTAATGCGACTAGCGATTGATCATCTGCTCGCAGACCGGCCTTTGAGAAGTCGGGCTCTTTTTCAATAA